One Coffea arabica cultivar ET-39 chromosome 5e, Coffea Arabica ET-39 HiFi, whole genome shotgun sequence DNA segment encodes these proteins:
- the LOC113722739 gene encoding caffeic acid 3-O-methyltransferase-like isoform X1 — translation MDSLAETTKNQVVLKEEDEEEEHFSYAMQLVTSAAQPMVLLAAIRLDVFEIIARAGPGAQLSPSEIAANVSSENPNAAAMLDRMLRLLASYSVLTCSVATDVDGDHEIQTPTRVYGLAPVAKFFVQNKTKGGGSLSSLLALLQDKVFIDSWYQLEDAVCKGGDPFHRAHGTHAFEFLGSDPRFNEVFNKAMIHHTAIVINRMLERYKGFEHLKTLVDVGGGLGMNLNIITTKYPSLKGINFDLPHVIQHAPAYPGKFAGVEHVGGDMFESVPQGDAIFMKWILHDWDDDHCLKLLKNCYKALPDNGKVIAVDAILPVIPDDSARDKATCQTDLIVVTQYKGGIERYETEFLALATAAGFKGISVKCFVCNLWVMEFYK, via the exons ATGGATTCTTTAGCAGAAACAACCAAGAACCAAGTTGTActaaaagaagaagatgaagaagaagagcaCTTCTCGTACGCCATGCAGCTAGTTACCTCCGCAGCGCAGCCCATGGTGTTGCTTGCTGCCATCCGGCTCGATGTGTTCGAGATCATCGCCAGAGCTGGTCCCGGTGCTCAACTCTCGCCTTCAGAAATTGCGGCTAACGTGTCTTCAGAAAACCCAAATGCCGCTGCTATGCTGGATCGAATGTTGCGGCTTCTGGCAAGCTACTCGGTGCTCACCTGCTCCGTTGCCACCGACGTGGATGGCGATCATGAGATCCAAACGCCGACAAGAGTGTATGGATTGGCGCCGGTGGCCAAGTTCTTTGTACAGAACAAAACAAAGGGAGGAGGTTCACTTAGCTCCCTGCTGGCTTTGCTTCAAGATAAGGTCTTCATTGACAGTTG GTACCAATTAGAAGATGCAGTTTGCAAAGGGGGAGATCCGTTTCACAGGGCGCATGGTACACATGCATTTGAATTTCTTGGAAGCGACCCCAGATTCAATGAGGTATTCAACAAGGCAATGATCCACCACACAGCTATCGTCATAAACAGAATGCTTGAACGGTACAAAGGTTTTGAGCACCTCAAAACTTTGGTAGATGTTGGTGGTGGTCTTGGAATGAACCTCAATATAATCACAACTAAATACCCTAGTCTCAAGGGTATTAATTTTGATTTGCCACATGTTATACAACATGCACCAGCCTATCCTG GTAAATTTGCAGGAGTTGAACATGTTGGAGGAGACATGTTTGAAAGTGTTCCACAGGGGGATGCCATTTTTATGAAG TGGATACTTCATGATTGGGATGATGATCATTGCttgaagttgctgaaaaattgtTACAAGGCTTTACCAGACAATGGAAAGGTAATAGCTGTTGACGCAATTCTTCCTGTGATTCCTGATGATAGTGCACGCGACAAAGCTACTTGCCAAACAGATCTTATAGTGGTGACTCAATATAAAGGAGGAATTGAGAGATATGAAACAGAGTTTCTTGCCCTGGCTACTGCTGCTGGATTTAAAGGCATAAGTGTGAAATGTTTCGTATGTAACTTGTGGGTCATGGAATTCTATAAGTAG
- the LOC113722739 gene encoding caffeic acid 3-O-methyltransferase-like isoform X2: MDSLAETTKNQVVLKEEDEEEEHFSYAMQLVTSAAQPMVLLAAIRLDVFEIIARAGPGAQLSPSEIAANVSSENPNAAAMLDRMLRLLASYSVLTCSVATDVDGDHEIQTPTRVYGLAPVAKFFVQNKTKGGGSLSSLLALLQDKVFIDSWYQLEDAVCKGGDPFHRAHGTHAFEFLGSDPRFNEVFNKAMIHHTAIVINRMLERYKGFEHLKTLVDVGGGLGMNLNIITTKYPSLKGINFDLPHVIQHAPAYPGVEHVGGDMFESVPQGDAIFMKWILHDWDDDHCLKLLKNCYKALPDNGKVIAVDAILPVIPDDSARDKATCQTDLIVVTQYKGGIERYETEFLALATAAGFKGISVKCFVCNLWVMEFYK, from the exons ATGGATTCTTTAGCAGAAACAACCAAGAACCAAGTTGTActaaaagaagaagatgaagaagaagagcaCTTCTCGTACGCCATGCAGCTAGTTACCTCCGCAGCGCAGCCCATGGTGTTGCTTGCTGCCATCCGGCTCGATGTGTTCGAGATCATCGCCAGAGCTGGTCCCGGTGCTCAACTCTCGCCTTCAGAAATTGCGGCTAACGTGTCTTCAGAAAACCCAAATGCCGCTGCTATGCTGGATCGAATGTTGCGGCTTCTGGCAAGCTACTCGGTGCTCACCTGCTCCGTTGCCACCGACGTGGATGGCGATCATGAGATCCAAACGCCGACAAGAGTGTATGGATTGGCGCCGGTGGCCAAGTTCTTTGTACAGAACAAAACAAAGGGAGGAGGTTCACTTAGCTCCCTGCTGGCTTTGCTTCAAGATAAGGTCTTCATTGACAGTTG GTACCAATTAGAAGATGCAGTTTGCAAAGGGGGAGATCCGTTTCACAGGGCGCATGGTACACATGCATTTGAATTTCTTGGAAGCGACCCCAGATTCAATGAGGTATTCAACAAGGCAATGATCCACCACACAGCTATCGTCATAAACAGAATGCTTGAACGGTACAAAGGTTTTGAGCACCTCAAAACTTTGGTAGATGTTGGTGGTGGTCTTGGAATGAACCTCAATATAATCACAACTAAATACCCTAGTCTCAAGGGTATTAATTTTGATTTGCCACATGTTATACAACATGCACCAGCCTATCCTG GAGTTGAACATGTTGGAGGAGACATGTTTGAAAGTGTTCCACAGGGGGATGCCATTTTTATGAAG TGGATACTTCATGATTGGGATGATGATCATTGCttgaagttgctgaaaaattgtTACAAGGCTTTACCAGACAATGGAAAGGTAATAGCTGTTGACGCAATTCTTCCTGTGATTCCTGATGATAGTGCACGCGACAAAGCTACTTGCCAAACAGATCTTATAGTGGTGACTCAATATAAAGGAGGAATTGAGAGATATGAAACAGAGTTTCTTGCCCTGGCTACTGCTGCTGGATTTAAAGGCATAAGTGTGAAATGTTTCGTATGTAACTTGTGGGTCATGGAATTCTATAAGTAG